In one Sphingomonas sp. AP4-R1 genomic region, the following are encoded:
- a CDS encoding sugar-binding domain-containing protein, with product MKASGFLENRVGRRAFVQSLGAAPFLGLFAAGAQAATLPNAQAADLAAIWRRALDPSDKGLKARWFGHALADALPLPGSLEERRVGNPVTIDTPWTGDINDRSFFTSPDYARYRDPAHFKVPFFLQPDSWYRGVAWYQRDITIPETWRNKRVELFLERPHWETRVWIGDRSIGRSDALHVPHLYDLGTLEPGPHRLTIRVDNRMIVEVGYNGHGVTDHTQGNWNGIAGRIELRATEPVWIDRIDLHPSYADRTLTVRGQLARMANAQTIDGAAIELAGQTVSATVSWQGMKGIFEAQIRPSPADTAALKPWDEFNPILHNVAVRLTNGETWHGRFGWRALTPTPTGFEINGRPAMMRGALECSIFPLSGHAPTDIESWRRIMRRIKDYGLNHLRFHSYCPPEAAFDAADEAGVYVQIETVWANQSVRIGAGLPVDKWVYSETDRVLAAHGNHPSFVLMTHGNEPGNSTPKTEEAQRDTFLAAYVRHYRERDARRLWTSGSGWPSIDENQYHVTPLPRIHQWADELKSRINAKPPETQTDYRDFIGQYRVPVISHEIGQWCVYPNLDERRKYTGYLKAKNFDIFEDRLRDNGLIGYAPEFLYASGRLQVLCYKEDIESALRTHGMGGFQLLGLQDFPGQGTALVGVLDPFWDDKGYVSGPEYRRFCAPVVPLARMDSRIVQSGASFAFTIDVANFGATPLDDAAIDWSIASTSGTELAQGGFPSRLVPLGNAPLSLAATATLSVRQATAARLLVTIRQHGRVVAENDWDLWVYPTPALAPAASTILRANHIDEAVLQHLASGGDALIGLPGSDVANHKTNPVKLGFSSIFWNTLWTEGQAPTTLGILCDPRHDALADFPTDAHSNWQWWYLLHRAGALRLDLLPAGVTPIVRIIDDWFTARPLGLVIEVTVGRGRAIICGFALDGADAADPVSRQLVASLERYMSGTGFRPAVRVSPEQLRSLVKA from the coding sequence GATATCAACGACCGCTCATTCTTCACGTCGCCCGATTATGCCCGCTACCGGGATCCCGCTCATTTCAAGGTCCCCTTTTTCCTGCAGCCCGACAGCTGGTACCGTGGTGTTGCCTGGTACCAACGTGACATCACGATCCCCGAGACCTGGCGAAACAAGCGCGTCGAACTTTTTCTCGAACGACCGCATTGGGAGACCCGGGTCTGGATCGGCGACCGGTCGATCGGCCGAAGCGATGCGCTGCACGTCCCCCACCTTTACGATCTTGGCACATTGGAGCCAGGCCCGCATCGCCTCACGATCAGGGTCGATAACCGGATGATCGTCGAGGTCGGCTATAACGGGCATGGCGTAACCGATCATACCCAGGGCAATTGGAACGGCATTGCCGGGCGCATCGAATTGCGCGCAACCGAGCCGGTCTGGATAGACCGGATCGATCTTCATCCCTCCTATGCCGATCGCACACTCACCGTGCGCGGCCAGCTCGCACGCATGGCGAACGCGCAGACGATCGACGGCGCGGCGATCGAACTCGCCGGCCAGACCGTCAGCGCGACCGTTTCATGGCAGGGCATGAAGGGAATTTTCGAGGCGCAAATCCGCCCCTCGCCCGCCGATACCGCTGCGCTGAAGCCGTGGGACGAGTTCAACCCAATTCTCCACAACGTTGCGGTACGGCTGACCAACGGAGAAACCTGGCACGGCCGGTTCGGCTGGCGGGCGTTGACGCCTACGCCCACGGGCTTCGAAATCAACGGCCGGCCGGCCATGATGCGGGGCGCCCTGGAGTGCAGCATATTCCCGCTGTCCGGGCACGCGCCGACCGATATCGAGAGCTGGCGCCGGATCATGCGCCGGATCAAGGACTACGGCCTCAATCATCTGCGCTTCCATAGTTATTGCCCGCCCGAAGCCGCCTTCGATGCAGCCGACGAGGCAGGCGTCTATGTGCAGATCGAGACGGTCTGGGCCAATCAGTCGGTACGGATCGGCGCCGGCCTGCCGGTCGACAAGTGGGTCTATAGCGAGACAGATCGCGTGCTCGCGGCGCACGGGAACCACCCCTCCTTCGTGCTGATGACGCACGGCAACGAGCCAGGCAACAGCACGCCCAAGACGGAAGAAGCGCAGCGCGACACGTTCCTCGCAGCCTATGTCCGCCACTATCGCGAGCGCGATGCGCGCAGGCTGTGGACCTCGGGATCCGGCTGGCCGTCGATCGACGAGAACCAGTATCATGTGACGCCGCTCCCGCGGATCCACCAATGGGCTGACGAGCTGAAGTCGCGCATCAACGCCAAACCGCCGGAAACGCAGACGGACTATCGCGACTTCATCGGACAATATCGCGTGCCCGTGATCAGCCACGAAATCGGGCAATGGTGCGTCTACCCTAATCTCGACGAACGCAGAAAATACACCGGATATCTGAAAGCCAAGAATTTCGACATTTTCGAAGACCGCCTGCGAGACAACGGTCTGATCGGCTATGCACCTGAATTTCTCTACGCGTCCGGCCGGCTGCAAGTGCTGTGCTACAAGGAAGATATCGAAAGCGCGCTGCGGACGCATGGAATGGGCGGCTTCCAGCTCCTTGGACTTCAGGATTTCCCGGGTCAGGGAACGGCCCTCGTCGGCGTGCTGGATCCCTTCTGGGATGACAAAGGCTATGTGAGCGGACCCGAATATCGACGCTTCTGCGCACCGGTCGTCCCGCTCGCACGCATGGACAGCCGGATTGTACAATCGGGCGCATCGTTCGCCTTCACGATCGACGTGGCGAACTTCGGTGCGACGCCGCTGGATGATGCGGCGATCGACTGGTCGATCGCATCGACGTCGGGGACGGAACTGGCCCAAGGCGGCTTCCCGTCGCGCCTCGTTCCGCTCGGCAATGCGCCGCTGTCGCTGGCCGCCACTGCGACCCTGTCGGTCCGTCAGGCCACGGCGGCACGACTGCTGGTGACCATCCGCCAGCACGGCAGGGTCGTCGCGGAAAATGACTGGGACCTCTGGGTCTATCCCACGCCTGCGCTGGCACCCGCAGCCAGCACGATCCTGCGTGCGAACCACATCGACGAGGCCGTCCTTCAGCATCTTGCATCGGGCGGCGATGCGCTCATCGGTCTCCCCGGGTCGGACGTCGCCAACCACAAGACCAATCCGGTCAAGCTCGGCTTCTCGTCGATCTTCTGGAACACTTTGTGGACGGAGGGCCAGGCGCCAACGACGCTCGGCATCCTGTGTGACCCACGCCACGATGCCCTGGCCGATTTCCCCACGGACGCGCACAGCAACTGGCAGTGGTGGTATCTGTTGCACAGGGCCGGCGCGCTCCGGCTCGACCTTCTACCGGCAGGCGTCACACCGATCGTCCGCATCATCGATGACTGGTTCACGGCCCGACCGCTGGGGCTCGTCATCGAAGTCACGGTGGGCAGGGGACGTGCCATCATCTGCGGTTTTGCGCTCGATGGAGCGGACGCAGCGGACCCTGTCAGCCGCCAGTTGGTCGCAAGCCTTGAGCGCTACATGAGCGGAACGGGCTTCCGCCCGGCCGTCCGAGTCTCGCCCGAGCAGCTTCGTAGCCTGGTGAAAGCATGA
- a CDS encoding glycoside hydrolase, whose translation MTRRFRRPAGNCALWVMVACLGATSPLPAAPPVHRPAVEGRCRAPILIELGADWARPRTTFQGWGTSLAWFASTTGNWPDPVRSRIADLLYGADGLGWTIARYNIGGGRKPGSPPLARANANVPGLWRMPAGATGTDWWHPDNPAMWDWSADSGQQWWLEAVKARVPAATLLLEASSYSPPWFMTVSGDVAGAAKPYQPNLRPGQEALFAEYLVGAMQGLERRHGVRFHSIAPLNEPNTPYWVSGNRQEGNYFSPEGQARMLEATDRVLRAHRSGAILSAMDETNHDTFVKDWSRYSEGAKAVVRQLNVHSYSTTGATGPRDVAAVTGLPLWMSEVDLSAPNSVQDFDNVSSALALGEQLVLDFKRLEPAGWVFWQAVEPSAVGEDKGSNWGLLRADMSQAHPADTSVHITSKYWAMATFSHAIRPGFRLVRNDDPDTITALSADGREAVAVHVNHGPYDRLLPFSTASLPKGRWTVASVTRDGRLVGQAPCAAGSSVPTAIAAPRAITAVRLRRD comes from the coding sequence ATGACCAGGAGATTTCGGCGCCCCGCCGGCAATTGCGCACTCTGGGTGATGGTCGCCTGCCTCGGTGCGACGTCTCCTCTTCCGGCCGCACCGCCTGTACACCGTCCGGCTGTTGAAGGGCGATGCCGAGCGCCAATCCTCATCGAACTGGGCGCCGACTGGGCACGGCCACGCACGACGTTTCAAGGATGGGGCACGTCGCTGGCCTGGTTTGCAAGCACCACGGGCAATTGGCCTGACCCTGTCCGCTCGCGCATCGCCGACCTTCTCTACGGCGCCGACGGGCTTGGCTGGACGATCGCGCGCTACAATATCGGCGGCGGGAGAAAGCCCGGTTCACCTCCGCTCGCGCGCGCAAATGCCAATGTGCCTGGCCTGTGGCGCATGCCGGCTGGCGCCACCGGAACCGACTGGTGGCACCCCGACAATCCGGCAATGTGGGATTGGTCGGCCGACAGCGGGCAGCAATGGTGGCTGGAGGCGGTCAAGGCACGCGTACCTGCGGCGACTCTCCTTCTCGAAGCCTCAAGCTATTCGCCGCCCTGGTTCATGACTGTCAGCGGCGATGTCGCTGGCGCGGCCAAACCCTACCAGCCCAATCTCCGTCCGGGACAAGAGGCACTGTTCGCCGAATATCTCGTAGGCGCCATGCAAGGACTGGAACGGCGCCACGGCGTACGCTTCCACAGCATAGCCCCGCTCAATGAGCCCAACACGCCTTACTGGGTGTCCGGGAACCGCCAGGAGGGCAATTACTTCTCGCCCGAAGGCCAGGCCCGCATGCTGGAAGCGACAGATCGCGTACTGCGCGCGCATCGCTCGGGCGCCATCCTGTCGGCAATGGACGAGACCAATCACGACACGTTCGTCAAAGACTGGTCGAGATATTCGGAAGGTGCGAAGGCGGTCGTGCGGCAGTTGAACGTGCACAGCTACAGCACGACCGGCGCAACCGGACCGCGTGATGTCGCGGCGGTGACCGGCCTGCCCTTATGGATGTCGGAGGTCGATCTGTCGGCACCCAACAGCGTCCAGGATTTCGACAACGTCTCGTCCGCGCTGGCCTTGGGTGAGCAGCTCGTCCTCGATTTCAAGCGGCTCGAACCTGCCGGCTGGGTTTTCTGGCAGGCCGTGGAGCCGAGCGCCGTGGGCGAGGACAAGGGGTCGAACTGGGGTTTGCTCCGTGCCGACATGTCGCAGGCGCACCCGGCCGATACGAGCGTCCATATAACATCGAAATATTGGGCGATGGCGACCTTCAGCCATGCCATCCGCCCGGGCTTCCGTCTCGTCCGCAACGACGATCCCGATACGATCACCGCTCTGTCCGCGGATGGGCGCGAAGCTGTCGCCGTCCATGTGAACCACGGTCCTTACGACCGGCTGCTGCCATTTTCAACCGCAAGCCTACCCAAGGGGCGCTGGACAGTAGCATCGGTGACGAGGGACGGCCGGCTGGTTGGACAGGCCCCCTGCGCGGCCGGTTCATCCGTCCCGACTGCAATCGCTGCTCCGCGCGCCATCACAGCGGTTCGTCTGCGGCGCGACTGA
- a CDS encoding sugar porter family MFS transporter, whose amino-acid sequence MSALGGLLFGYDWVVIGGAKPFYEARFGLTAPTDQAWAVSCALIGCLAGAMVSGGVADRWGRKPGLLLSALIFAVSSIGTALAGGFGTFVLWRIAGGVAIGMASGLSPLYIAEIAPPAHRGRLVCLNQIAIVLGLLAAQIVNWLIAEPVAPDATTAMIAQSWNGTTGWRWMFAAAAVPAAAFSIGAALIPESPRFLAHHDKWGAAHQVLARLFGEAGADAALEDIRAALSAAPGRSLAAVLSEPRFRRVLAIGIVIAVLQQWCGINVIFNYAQEIFAGAGYAVSDTLFNIVITGVVNCVFTFLALATVEKWGRRRLLLLGCAGLALIYAAVGASYVAGVQGWPLLLLVVVAIAIYAMTLAPMTWVALSEIFPGEARGASMAIATTALWAACFLLTYSFPILNAAAGTGMTFWIYGLVCAAGFVFIFRTLPETKGKTLEQIEQDWR is encoded by the coding sequence GTGTCCGCGCTCGGCGGCCTGCTGTTCGGCTACGACTGGGTCGTCATCGGCGGAGCGAAGCCTTTTTACGAGGCGCGCTTCGGCCTTACCGCGCCGACCGACCAGGCCTGGGCCGTCAGCTGCGCGCTAATCGGCTGCTTGGCCGGCGCGATGGTGTCGGGCGGGGTCGCGGATCGCTGGGGGCGCAAACCCGGTCTCCTTCTGTCCGCGCTCATTTTCGCTGTGTCCTCGATCGGAACGGCGCTCGCGGGTGGCTTCGGCACCTTCGTGCTCTGGCGGATTGCGGGGGGCGTTGCCATCGGCATGGCGTCCGGCCTGTCGCCCCTGTACATCGCCGAGATCGCGCCGCCTGCCCATCGCGGCCGCCTGGTGTGCCTCAATCAGATCGCGATCGTGCTCGGTCTGCTGGCGGCTCAGATCGTCAACTGGCTGATCGCAGAACCCGTCGCTCCTGATGCGACGACGGCCATGATCGCCCAGTCATGGAATGGCACGACCGGCTGGCGCTGGATGTTCGCAGCGGCGGCCGTGCCTGCGGCAGCCTTTTCGATCGGCGCGGCCCTGATCCCTGAAAGCCCTCGCTTTCTGGCGCATCACGACAAATGGGGTGCGGCGCATCAGGTCCTTGCGCGCCTGTTCGGGGAAGCCGGAGCGGATGCAGCGCTCGAGGATATCCGCGCCGCGCTTTCGGCCGCACCGGGCCGCAGCCTGGCAGCCGTCCTTTCCGAGCCGCGGTTCCGACGGGTTCTGGCGATCGGGATCGTCATCGCTGTGTTGCAACAGTGGTGCGGAATAAATGTAATATTTAATTACGCGCAGGAGATTTTCGCGGGCGCGGGCTATGCGGTGTCCGATACGCTGTTTAACATCGTCATCACCGGTGTCGTGAATTGTGTTTTCACGTTCCTGGCTCTGGCCACCGTGGAGAAATGGGGCCGCCGCCGGTTACTGCTGCTCGGCTGCGCCGGTCTGGCGCTCATCTATGCGGCAGTCGGCGCAAGCTATGTCGCGGGCGTACAAGGCTGGCCGCTGCTCCTGCTCGTTGTCGTGGCGATCGCCATCTATGCCATGACATTGGCACCGATGACGTGGGTGGCCTTATCCGAGATATTCCCAGGGGAAGCGCGTGGAGCCAGCATGGCGATCGCGACAACCGCTTTGTGGGCCGCCTGTTTCCTGCTGACCTACAGCTTCCCCATCCTCAATGCGGCAGCCGGCACAGGCATGACGTTCTGGATATACGGCCTGGTCTGCGCAGCGGGCTTCGTGTTCATCTTCCGGACGCTGCCAGAGACGAAGGGCAAGACGCTGGAGCAGATCGAGCAAGATTGGCGGTAA
- a CDS encoding HU family DNA-binding protein, with translation MNNADLAEALANDQGIAKADAKKLVDAVFAAIADAAAKGDEVSLAGFGKFKVKDQPERKGRNPATGEAITIAASKKLGFAPAKAIRDRLNG, from the coding sequence ATGAACAATGCTGACCTCGCCGAGGCACTGGCGAACGACCAGGGCATCGCGAAGGCTGATGCCAAAAAGCTGGTCGATGCCGTGTTTGCCGCGATCGCGGACGCGGCGGCCAAGGGCGACGAAGTGTCGCTGGCGGGCTTCGGCAAGTTCAAGGTGAAGGATCAGCCCGAGCGTAAGGGCCGGAACCCTGCGACAGGCGAGGCGATCACGATCGCAGCGTCCAAGAAGCTCGGATTTGCGCCGGCCAAGGCCATCAGGGATCGCCTGAACGGTTGA
- a CDS encoding nuclear transport factor 2 family protein produces the protein MREMHPMFDGRLTALLDVEEIRQLRIRHARCLGGGDFEGFDQVFTADAVVAVADGEMSGLPAIKAGLAEAYRRYDRDARNHYAFVHAIIRSSTRLPITTSP, from the coding sequence ATGCGTGAGATGCATCCCATGTTCGACGGACGGCTGACAGCACTGCTCGATGTCGAGGAGATCCGCCAGTTGCGGATCCGTCATGCGCGCTGCCTGGGTGGCGGCGACTTTGAAGGCTTCGATCAGGTCTTTACGGCCGATGCCGTGGTTGCGGTGGCCGATGGCGAGATGTCCGGGCTTCCCGCCATCAAGGCCGGCCTTGCCGAAGCGTATCGGCGCTATGATCGCGATGCACGCAACCATTATGCGTTCGTCCACGCGATTATCCGTTCGTCCACGCGATTGCCAATCACGACATCGCCCTGA
- a CDS encoding SDR family NAD(P)-dependent oxidoreductase, which produces MVSRSVIVTGGLGDIGFAVARAFAQEGASILLVDAREDTEGTPASLLAMGAAAARSVVTDVGDDKAVAAAVDAAIGSFGGLDVVVNVAGMMIYKAIAELGAADWQRLLSVNLVGAALFTAHAFRHMRPGGCIVNVASVHARRTSALVAPYAAAKAGLVSLTRSAAIEGKPLGIRVNAVLPGAIDTAMLRASPNIKSGAEVIDPADVGQPDDIAELTAFLASDAARFITGEDIVADGGRMGSL; this is translated from the coding sequence ATGGTGAGCCGAAGCGTCATCGTAACGGGCGGGTTGGGCGATATCGGTTTCGCAGTGGCCCGGGCCTTCGCGCAAGAGGGCGCGTCGATCCTGCTGGTCGATGCGCGGGAGGACACAGAGGGCACCCCCGCCTCGCTTCTTGCGATGGGGGCGGCGGCTGCCCGTTCCGTTGTGACGGACGTCGGGGACGACAAAGCGGTCGCAGCAGCCGTCGACGCCGCGATTGGCAGCTTCGGTGGGCTGGACGTCGTGGTTAACGTTGCCGGGATGATGATCTACAAGGCGATCGCCGAACTGGGCGCAGCCGATTGGCAGCGTCTTCTCAGTGTCAATCTCGTCGGTGCGGCGCTGTTTACCGCGCATGCCTTTCGTCACATGCGGCCCGGCGGATGCATCGTGAACGTCGCGTCGGTCCATGCGCGCCGTACATCGGCCCTGGTTGCTCCTTATGCCGCTGCCAAGGCCGGCTTGGTGAGCTTGACGCGGTCGGCCGCAATCGAGGGCAAGCCACTCGGTATCCGCGTCAACGCGGTGCTGCCCGGAGCCATCGACACGGCGATGCTGCGCGCCAGTCCGAATATTAAATCCGGAGCGGAGGTGATCGATCCGGCCGATGTCGGCCAGCCGGACGACATTGCGGAACTGACCGCATTTCTTGCATCGGACGCCGCGCGCTTCATCACCGGCGAAGACATTGTCGCGGACGGCGGCAGGATGGGGAGCCTCTGA
- a CDS encoding FadR/GntR family transcriptional regulator has protein sequence MEDLGRSIVTERFTETTGFPFEARLCEQYGASRTVVREAVKMLTAKGLLRPRQRAGTVVQREDSWNLLDPDVLRWLLEREFSIDLLIDFTEMRMAIEPRAAGLAANSATGPQRLAIMSAIDRMFASEIHDDDPLEADIAFHRAVIEASNNRFMRQFTDLSEATLRFSIRRTNSYAGVSRASAIDHRRVANAIIRGNAAGASTLMAQLIEGALDLLLKAGRHEGRSSF, from the coding sequence GTGGAGGATCTGGGCCGGTCCATCGTCACCGAGCGCTTCACGGAAACGACGGGATTCCCGTTCGAAGCCCGCCTGTGCGAGCAATATGGAGCGAGCCGGACAGTCGTTCGCGAGGCCGTTAAAATGCTAACGGCAAAGGGCCTCCTGCGGCCCCGTCAGCGGGCAGGCACGGTCGTCCAGCGCGAGGACAGCTGGAATTTGCTCGACCCGGACGTGCTGCGCTGGCTGCTGGAACGTGAATTTTCGATCGATCTCCTGATCGACTTCACCGAGATGCGGATGGCGATCGAACCTCGCGCTGCAGGCCTCGCCGCGAACAGCGCGACCGGGCCTCAGCGACTGGCGATCATGTCGGCGATCGACCGGATGTTCGCATCGGAAATCCATGACGATGATCCACTCGAGGCCGATATCGCCTTCCACCGTGCGGTGATCGAGGCAAGCAACAACCGGTTCATGCGCCAGTTCACCGATCTATCGGAAGCCACGCTGCGGTTCAGCATCCGGCGGACCAACTCCTACGCCGGTGTCAGCCGCGCCAGCGCGATCGATCACCGACGTGTTGCGAACGCCATCATCAGAGGCAATGCTGCAGGTGCATCGACGCTCATGGCGCAGTTGATCGAAGGTGCCCTGGACCTTCTCCTGAAGGCAGGTCGGCACGAGGGCCGCTCCTCCTTCTGA
- the dgoD gene encoding galactonate dehydratase, translated as MSNGSVDRIGRIECFLVRPRWVFVRVETAQGAVGWGEATLEGHAEAVVGAFEAIRDRLVGHDPDRIEDAWQMLHRLGFYRGGPVLLSAISGVDQALWDIKARKLGVPVYQLLGGRVRDRIPVYAWIGGDRPSDVADAARARLAQGFAAVKMNGTEEIGWLDSPARIDEVVARIGEVRAVGIDVGVDFHGRVHKPMARMVLRAIEPLRPLFAEEIVLSDNPAVVAGLASFSSVPLALGERLYSRWDVRPFLESGAIDIIQPDLAHAGGISEARRIAAMAETYDVALAPHCPIGPIALAACLNLAAATPNFVIQEISLGIHYNGPSQDLMTLMKNPEIFEISGGSIAIPSAPGLGVQIDEEAVRAMARDPHRWRNPAWRGPDGELREW; from the coding sequence ATGTCGAACGGCTCAGTCGACCGGATCGGCCGTATCGAATGCTTCCTGGTGCGCCCTCGCTGGGTGTTCGTCCGCGTGGAGACGGCGCAGGGCGCGGTCGGTTGGGGCGAGGCGACGCTGGAGGGGCATGCTGAGGCGGTGGTCGGGGCGTTCGAGGCAATCCGCGATCGGCTTGTCGGGCATGATCCCGATCGGATCGAGGATGCCTGGCAGATGCTGCACCGTTTAGGCTTTTACCGCGGCGGTCCCGTCCTTCTCTCCGCCATATCAGGGGTCGATCAGGCCTTGTGGGATATCAAGGCCCGCAAGCTTGGCGTTCCTGTCTACCAGCTTCTTGGCGGACGCGTGCGGGATCGGATTCCAGTTTATGCCTGGATTGGTGGCGATCGGCCGAGCGACGTGGCCGATGCCGCCCGGGCGCGTCTCGCGCAGGGATTCGCCGCCGTGAAGATGAACGGCACCGAGGAGATTGGCTGGCTCGACAGTCCGGCCCGGATCGACGAGGTGGTCGCCCGTATCGGGGAAGTCCGCGCGGTCGGCATCGATGTCGGTGTCGACTTTCACGGGCGGGTACACAAACCCATGGCCCGAATGGTGCTACGGGCGATCGAACCGTTGCGACCGCTTTTTGCCGAGGAAATCGTGCTGAGCGACAATCCTGCGGTGGTGGCGGGTCTTGCGTCTTTCAGCAGTGTGCCGCTGGCGCTTGGAGAACGGCTTTACAGCCGCTGGGATGTCCGGCCGTTCCTGGAAAGCGGTGCGATCGACATCATCCAGCCCGACCTGGCGCATGCGGGTGGCATATCGGAGGCACGCCGGATCGCGGCCATGGCGGAAACCTATGATGTCGCCTTGGCGCCGCATTGTCCGATCGGTCCGATCGCGCTTGCCGCATGTCTCAATCTGGCGGCTGCGACCCCCAATTTTGTGATCCAGGAGATCTCGCTGGGCATTCATTATAACGGGCCCTCGCAGGATCTGATGACCCTGATGAAGAACCCCGAAATCTTCGAGATCAGCGGCGGATCGATCGCGATTCCCTCAGCGCCTGGCCTTGGTGTCCAGATTGACGAGGAGGCGGTGCGCGCGATGGCGCGGGATCCGCATCGGTGGCGCAATCCGGCCTGGCGAGGGCCGGACGGGGAGTTGCGCGAATGGTGA
- a CDS encoding SMP-30/gluconolactonase/LRE family protein has product MKIVERAVRDTLGEGPVWDPARGELVWVDILAPCVHRLSLEDGRVDTMPVDEPVGWVLPRAGATDFVAGFRSGFHFLDLETGARRAIGTPESDRPQNRLNDAKVDPMGRIWAGSKDDSDQLASGALYRLDPSLSWSRQDDGYGIANGPTFSPDGRTLYHTDSAARQIYAFDMARDGSLSGKRLWLTFEEEWGYPDGMTTDAEGCIWIAHWDGGRISRFSPDGVWRTSIALPASNITSCAFAGDRLDRLFVTSSTIGREDERHAGALFELAPGVAGLPPTLFLG; this is encoded by the coding sequence ATGAAGATTGTCGAACGCGCGGTGCGTGATACGCTCGGTGAAGGCCCCGTCTGGGATCCGGCACGTGGCGAATTGGTTTGGGTCGATATTCTCGCACCGTGCGTCCATCGCCTGTCACTTGAGGACGGACGTGTCGATACAATGCCCGTCGACGAGCCGGTCGGTTGGGTACTTCCCCGCGCCGGTGCCACCGATTTCGTCGCGGGCTTTCGCAGCGGCTTCCACTTCCTAGATCTCGAGACTGGGGCCAGGCGCGCCATCGGGACACCCGAATCCGACCGCCCTCAGAACCGCCTCAACGATGCGAAGGTCGATCCTATGGGACGCATCTGGGCCGGATCGAAGGATGACAGCGATCAACTTGCGTCCGGCGCGCTCTACCGGCTCGATCCGTCGCTTTCCTGGTCCCGACAGGACGACGGATACGGCATCGCCAACGGCCCCACTTTCTCTCCCGATGGGCGCACCCTCTATCATACCGACAGTGCGGCACGGCAGATCTACGCCTTCGATATGGCGCGGGACGGCTCGCTCTCGGGCAAGCGCTTATGGCTGACGTTCGAGGAGGAATGGGGGTATCCCGACGGCATGACGACCGATGCCGAGGGATGCATCTGGATCGCTCACTGGGACGGGGGACGGATCAGCCGCTTCTCTCCGGATGGGGTGTGGCGGACATCCATCGCGCTGCCTGCCAGCAATATCACCAGCTGCGCGTTCGCCGGCGACAGGCTGGACCGTCTGTTCGTGACCTCCTCGACAATCGGACGGGAGGACGAACGGCATGCGGGCGCCCTCTTCGAGCTCGCCCCGGGCGTCGCCGGCCTGCCGCCGACGCTCTTTCTCGGCTGA
- a CDS encoding nuclear transport factor 2 family protein → MANHDIALNGDAASGRCYLIDFETASKPDPNPLLLLGIYADQYRRVDGKWLISCTPRYRLEELRTSAHAPQSTQSHQSTGSRGLNAGPAAAGGFPPKASRLWRGRRCKGAATACPASFFR, encoded by the coding sequence ATTGCCAATCACGACATCGCCCTGAACGGCGATGCGGCATCCGGGCGCTGCTATCTGATCGATTTCGAGACCGCGTCGAAGCCCGATCCCAACCCCCTTCTGTTGCTCGGCATCTACGCCGACCAATATCGCAGGGTCGATGGCAAATGGCTAATTTCGTGCACGCCTCGATATCGTCTGGAAGAGTTAAGAACGTCCGCCCACGCACCACAGTCCACGCAGAGCCATCAGAGCACTGGGTCCCGAGGCCTGAACGCAGGGCCCGCGGCTGCTGGGGGCTTTCCTCCCAAAGCGAGCCGTTTATGGCGGGGTCGACGGTGCAAAGGGGCGGCCACGGCTTGCCCGGCATCGTTTTTTCGATGA